One region of Deinococcus malanensis genomic DNA includes:
- a CDS encoding TatD family hydrolase translates to MIDTHTHLDYLEDPDSARGELGLSAMVCIGASLEHARNALDLAGRFNDVYATVGLHPTETQEDDPKVRAELEALALHPRVVGIGESGLDDYWDDTRRNAQVSAFEWQLDLARRLGKPLVIHTRDKAGHDSAHSGVMDMLREWPDVAGILHCFSGHAGMLRFGLERAAPTYFGFAGNVTYKNALEIQEAARAVPLDRLLLETDAPFLAPVPRRGRPNRPGYVRYTLEFIAALRGMDPTELEQITDENARLIYGLRS, encoded by the coding sequence ATGATCGACACGCACACGCACCTTGACTATCTCGAGGATCCAGACAGTGCCCGCGGAGAACTGGGCCTGAGCGCCATGGTCTGTATCGGTGCCAGCCTGGAGCATGCCCGCAACGCCCTTGATCTGGCCGGCAGGTTTAACGACGTGTATGCCACCGTCGGTCTGCATCCGACCGAGACGCAGGAAGATGACCCTAAGGTGCGTGCCGAACTGGAAGCTCTTGCTCTGCACCCCCGGGTGGTCGGCATTGGGGAAAGCGGCCTGGACGACTACTGGGACGATACACGACGGAATGCGCAGGTCAGTGCCTTCGAGTGGCAGCTCGACCTGGCCCGGCGCCTCGGCAAGCCGCTGGTCATTCATACCCGTGACAAGGCCGGGCACGACAGTGCCCACAGCGGGGTGATGGATATGTTGAGAGAGTGGCCAGATGTCGCAGGGATCCTGCACTGCTTCAGCGGACATGCCGGGATGCTGCGCTTTGGGCTGGAGCGGGCAGCGCCCACCTATTTCGGCTTCGCGGGCAACGTGACATATAAGAATGCTTTAGAGATTCAGGAGGCGGCCCGGGCCGTTCCTCTGGACCGGCTGCTCCTGGAAACCGACGCACCCTTCCTGGCCCCTGTCCCCAGACGCGGTCGCCCCAACCGCCCCGGCTATGTGCGTTACACGTTGGAGTTCATTGCAGCCCTGCGGGGAATGGACCCAACGGAACTGGAACAGATAACGGATGAAAATGCCCGGCTGATCTACGGACTGCGCAGCTGA
- a CDS encoding Ig-like domain-containing protein, producing the protein MALKPLSIGSAFLLGTLLIGCGSTSTGGVGPDTTAPTVSLSATPNPVTTAGTVTLKATAQDDTGVAKVEFFEGSTKIAEDTTAPYEQTVGLNAVQNGKRTYTATAYDTTGNKASASTDVTVAITAATSPLRGIIVDQNIGAPVAGSTITVIQNNVVLGAVTSDANGQFTLTGLSAGTYDLKARKAGMAGSDLYGVVVGAQTPSVQLVQRPAFDTASTTDPARLTFTRADGSPLAGATFTNGVDFRIKTTADSNHVGPVRIMFAQLGRTPGSAVVTSAANASNWIYSPPQDKLGQIDSGVVNTTTSNPNFIAGFGSATGEQVYLEIMTVDFNYNYSRYIVPINLINTNTATANTVVAPTAAAATAFTLKQEGSWTTPFSAPEQDAAPNGSGVFVEVRWCYTDTTATAKPFAFDIERSEDGTNFNKIGTVGGAASANCSANQQTRPFNYRDTSADLTVGKTFIYRVKARGANTVASNTTQTSPLAQFTPTFIAPADESTGVSINPTFVLGQNQTAIGADGAAYNLRLRDLMTLGGYNLPGAAANALIRVEEGTGASGNGINPGQSLVFLSTATSGADALLTTPTTGSVLTDTSGKYDASKPNLYPVDTTNHTVSMPWNVLVKTPLQPLRPYKWEMYSGFAYKYAPAEGNRISAYSVYTWPGGVAPINQTRPVNINWDFITGEK; encoded by the coding sequence ATGGCTTTGAAACCACTCTCCATCGGTTCTGCATTTCTGCTTGGCACACTTTTGATTGGCTGCGGTAGTACCTCTACCGGCGGCGTCGGTCCTGACACCACCGCGCCGACTGTTTCCCTGAGTGCCACACCCAACCCGGTCACTACCGCCGGCACCGTAACCCTGAAAGCGACGGCGCAGGATGATACCGGAGTTGCCAAGGTCGAATTTTTCGAAGGCAGCACCAAAATTGCGGAAGACACGACCGCGCCCTACGAGCAGACGGTGGGACTGAACGCGGTTCAGAACGGCAAGCGCACGTACACGGCTACGGCGTACGACACCACCGGAAACAAGGCCAGCGCCAGCACCGATGTAACCGTGGCCATTACGGCTGCCACCTCACCGCTGCGCGGAATTATCGTCGACCAGAACATTGGGGCGCCTGTGGCTGGCAGCACCATCACGGTCATCCAGAACAACGTAGTTCTGGGCGCCGTCACCAGTGATGCCAATGGCCAGTTCACGCTGACTGGTCTGAGCGCCGGAACATATGACCTTAAAGCCCGGAAGGCTGGTATGGCCGGCTCAGACCTCTACGGAGTGGTGGTCGGCGCGCAGACGCCGTCCGTGCAGCTGGTTCAGCGTCCTGCTTTTGATACTGCCAGCACCACGGACCCTGCCAGGCTGACGTTTACCCGTGCCGATGGCAGCCCGCTAGCTGGCGCCACCTTCACGAACGGTGTGGACTTCCGTATCAAGACCACTGCTGACTCCAACCATGTCGGTCCCGTCCGCATCATGTTTGCGCAACTGGGGCGTACGCCTGGCTCTGCAGTCGTGACGAGCGCAGCCAACGCGAGCAATTGGATCTATTCACCCCCTCAGGACAAGCTGGGCCAGATTGATTCTGGGGTGGTCAACACCACGACCAGCAACCCTAACTTCATTGCCGGCTTCGGCAGTGCCACTGGTGAGCAGGTCTACCTCGAGATCATGACGGTGGACTTTAACTACAACTACTCGCGCTATATCGTGCCGATCAACCTGATCAACACGAATACGGCAACAGCGAATACTGTGGTGGCCCCGACGGCCGCTGCCGCGACAGCGTTTACGCTGAAGCAGGAAGGCTCCTGGACCACGCCGTTTAGCGCCCCTGAGCAGGATGCCGCTCCCAACGGCTCAGGTGTATTTGTCGAAGTGCGCTGGTGCTACACCGACACAACTGCTACCGCCAAGCCTTTCGCCTTCGACATCGAGCGCTCGGAAGACGGTACGAACTTCAACAAGATCGGGACAGTGGGCGGCGCTGCTAGTGCCAATTGCTCTGCAAACCAGCAAACCCGTCCCTTTAACTACCGCGATACCAGTGCCGACCTGACTGTTGGCAAGACCTTTATCTACCGCGTGAAGGCCCGTGGTGCCAACACGGTCGCTAGCAACACGACTCAGACCAGCCCTCTGGCGCAGTTCACGCCGACCTTCATTGCCCCAGCCGATGAGTCCACTGGTGTGTCCATCAATCCCACCTTCGTGCTTGGACAGAACCAGACGGCTATCGGCGCCGACGGTGCGGCTTACAACCTGCGCTTGCGTGACCTGATGACACTGGGTGGCTACAACCTGCCCGGCGCAGCGGCCAATGCGTTGATCCGTGTGGAGGAAGGTACCGGTGCGTCTGGCAACGGCATTAATCCCGGGCAGTCCCTGGTTTTCCTTTCGACTGCGACTTCAGGCGCCGATGCGCTGCTGACCACGCCGACCACTGGAAGTGTTCTGACCGATACCAGCGGCAAATATGATGCCAGCAAGCCCAATCTGTACCCAGTCGACACCACCAACCATACGGTCAGCATGCCCTGGAACGTGCTCGTCAAGACGCCTCTCCAGCCTCTGCGTCCATACAAGTGGGAAATGTACTCGGGCTTTGCGTACAAATACGCTCCTGCCGAAGGCAACAGAATCTCGGCCTATTCGGTCTACACCTGGCCTGGCGGTGTCGCACCCATCAACCAGACCCGTCCCGTGAACATCAACTGGGACTTCATTACCGGCGAGAAGTAA
- a CDS encoding S8 family serine peptidase, with amino-acid sequence MRKNLNRTLGVLSLTALLAACSQQAPTAVTPSPVQATPAAEIARIGNVSYVKNEVVVGYESEAGLRAAAAALNGTVVRTIPEINTALIRVSGDALKATGAVADLDGVRYASINTVVTPEDAPAPVLAPSGLAPQAAAAEQIFDELPQYALDPRHLNARAAWDKGLTGKGVVVAVIDDPGDVTHPDLAPNWAGKAFDPAQAKTYTNGEEWKNYFKKPENSHGTFVASSIVAPKDGKGIVGVAHEAKFMPVVMFNPGAYSSFNIALGAVWATNNGARVINNSWGGGISFGAVKDAFDYAMSNGTVIVASMGNSYHDEFQYPAALPGVMASGALDASNRKVTFSTSGRHISSSAPGQDTILANPTWLGGGHRLISGTSFSSPYTAGVAALVLQKCPAATPYQVRRVMEMNADGSIGTNPNGFDRETGWGRLDAGKIAHNLTDCTMLPAKGANVHISLSYVNSQGTQKGILGDVILRGQGMRAGATDDPTPLYLSPTDANGEARFSEIAPGTYDLYVAGPDLSTTGGKLEERGTFIGTVTATNGSTYYRPDEKRILLPAAFVDTNPIDPYEPNDAPADAKTIAYGQTTNTGYIYGKPRDADYFKFTAAAGDQIKAEVLAQAQIGGQLDSYLFLLGPDGTTVLAENDDRGTPRIDSDSEITFTIPAAGTYYLKVSSCDISCDPNKPQDDNNPFNKYKLKLAKTN; translated from the coding sequence ATGCGTAAGAACCTGAATCGAACCCTCGGTGTACTGAGCCTGACAGCCCTGCTGGCTGCCTGCTCTCAGCAAGCCCCGACTGCCGTGACGCCCAGCCCCGTCCAGGCCACGCCGGCCGCCGAAATCGCCCGCATTGGCAACGTCAGCTATGTAAAAAACGAAGTGGTGGTCGGTTATGAAAGCGAAGCTGGCCTGCGGGCTGCTGCCGCTGCTCTTAATGGCACTGTCGTCCGCACCATTCCGGAAATCAACACGGCCCTGATCCGTGTCAGTGGAGATGCTCTCAAAGCCACGGGAGCGGTTGCCGACCTCGACGGCGTGCGCTATGCCAGCATCAACACGGTGGTGACCCCTGAGGACGCCCCGGCTCCGGTGCTCGCGCCCAGTGGCCTCGCTCCGCAGGCTGCTGCGGCTGAGCAGATCTTCGACGAATTGCCCCAGTACGCGCTTGACCCCCGGCACCTGAATGCCAGGGCCGCCTGGGACAAGGGCTTGACAGGCAAGGGTGTTGTGGTGGCCGTCATTGACGATCCCGGCGACGTGACCCACCCCGACCTCGCGCCCAACTGGGCCGGCAAGGCCTTCGATCCTGCGCAGGCCAAGACGTACACCAACGGCGAAGAGTGGAAGAACTACTTCAAGAAGCCCGAGAATTCACACGGCACCTTCGTGGCGTCCAGCATCGTCGCGCCTAAAGATGGGAAAGGCATTGTCGGCGTGGCACACGAGGCAAAGTTCATGCCTGTCGTGATGTTCAACCCCGGGGCGTACTCCAGCTTCAACATTGCCCTGGGCGCCGTGTGGGCCACCAACAATGGCGCTCGTGTCATCAACAACTCCTGGGGTGGGGGCATCTCCTTCGGGGCAGTTAAGGATGCCTTCGACTACGCCATGTCCAACGGCACGGTCATCGTGGCGTCGATGGGCAACTCCTACCATGACGAGTTCCAGTACCCAGCTGCTCTCCCAGGTGTGATGGCCTCGGGAGCACTCGACGCCAGCAACCGCAAGGTCACCTTCTCTACTAGCGGACGCCACATTTCCAGCAGTGCTCCTGGCCAGGACACTATTCTGGCTAACCCCACGTGGCTGGGCGGTGGTCATCGTCTGATCTCTGGCACCTCTTTCTCGTCGCCCTACACGGCAGGGGTGGCGGCTCTGGTGCTGCAGAAGTGCCCAGCTGCGACTCCTTACCAGGTGCGCCGCGTAATGGAAATGAACGCGGACGGCAGCATCGGCACCAACCCCAACGGATTTGACCGTGAAACGGGCTGGGGCCGGCTGGATGCTGGCAAGATCGCTCATAACCTCACGGACTGCACCATGCTGCCCGCCAAGGGCGCCAACGTACACATCAGCCTGTCCTACGTGAACAGCCAGGGGACGCAGAAGGGCATTCTGGGCGACGTGATCCTGCGCGGCCAGGGCATGCGTGCCGGAGCCACCGACGACCCCACCCCGCTGTACCTGTCACCCACGGACGCAAACGGCGAAGCGCGCTTCTCGGAAATTGCTCCTGGGACGTACGATCTCTACGTCGCCGGCCCCGACCTGTCGACGACTGGTGGCAAGCTTGAGGAGCGCGGCACATTCATCGGCACGGTGACTGCCACGAATGGCTCGACGTACTACCGGCCCGACGAAAAGCGAATCCTGCTCCCAGCTGCCTTCGTGGATACGAATCCCATTGATCCGTACGAGCCGAACGACGCCCCGGCTGATGCGAAGACCATCGCCTATGGTCAAACGACCAACACGGGCTACATTTACGGCAAGCCCCGGGATGCCGACTACTTCAAGTTCACGGCAGCCGCTGGCGATCAGATCAAGGCAGAAGTGCTAGCGCAAGCACAAATTGGTGGTCAGCTCGACTCATACCTGTTCCTGCTTGGCCCTGATGGCACCACAGTTCTGGCCGAAAATGATGATCGTGGCACCCCCAGAATTGACTCGGACTCCGAGATCACCTTTACTATTCCAGCCGCAGGCACGTATTACCTAAAGGTCTCAAGTTGCGACATTTCCTGCGACCCCAATAAACCGCAGGATGACAACAATCCTTTCAATAAATACAAGCTGAAACTCGCCAAAACCAATTGA
- the cmk gene encoding (d)CMP kinase, protein MIVTIDGVAASGKSSVASGVARALGIPYVSSGLLYRAATLLGQEAGLDLNMTAPLLACLREHPLRLEPLAAGNRVWLGQRDLTPDLHSSAVDRGVSVVAAQPGVRTWVDDQLRALTPPFVAEGRDMGTNVFPQAPAKFYLTASPRVRAERRSRERPEDVAAIEAALIQRDALDTTQSAPAPDARVIDTGPLTLEQVITVITQQLPAP, encoded by the coding sequence ATGATTGTGACCATTGACGGCGTTGCCGCCAGCGGAAAATCCAGCGTGGCCTCGGGAGTGGCCCGGGCGCTGGGCATCCCCTACGTGAGCAGCGGCCTGCTGTACCGCGCTGCTACCCTGCTGGGCCAGGAGGCGGGCCTTGACCTGAACATGACTGCCCCGCTGCTGGCCTGCCTCCGTGAGCACCCGCTGCGGCTGGAGCCCCTGGCCGCAGGCAACCGAGTCTGGCTGGGCCAGCGGGACCTGACGCCAGACCTGCACTCCAGCGCCGTGGACCGCGGTGTCAGCGTGGTGGCCGCCCAGCCCGGGGTGCGCACCTGGGTGGACGACCAGCTACGTGCGCTTACGCCTCCTTTCGTGGCGGAGGGCCGCGACATGGGCACAAACGTGTTCCCGCAGGCTCCAGCCAAGTTCTACCTGACGGCCAGCCCGCGCGTGCGTGCCGAACGCCGCTCCCGCGAACGCCCGGAGGACGTGGCTGCTATCGAAGCGGCCCTGATTCAGCGGGACGCCCTGGATACCACCCAGAGTGCTCCGGCACCCGACGCCCGCGTGATTGACACCGGACCGTTGACGTTGGAGCAGGTCATAACCGTCATTACTCAGCAACTGCCGGCCCCTTGA
- a CDS encoding peptidylprolyl isomerase, with translation MKHAALMLCGLLALTACQKKDEATKTTETETTKTETAKTTETAETKPATEAKSTPEVKAPAALPAGFTLVPFVSDKPVREFKAEPDVTLEDGKDYYAVIDTNRGQIVADLYEQETPVTVNNFVTLARNHYFDGIRFHRVIEGFMAQTGDPLSVDEAKKAEWGTGGPGYQFADEFRTKLTFDSPGILAMANSGPATNGSQFFITFAPTDFLNGKHTIFGKVVQGDDLLPKLTRTMNESNEEVAGAVADRILTIRIATKG, from the coding sequence ATGAAACATGCTGCCCTGATGCTCTGTGGCCTGCTGGCCCTGACCGCCTGTCAGAAAAAGGACGAGGCCACCAAGACCACCGAGACCGAAACCACCAAGACGGAAACGGCCAAGACCACCGAGACAGCCGAGACCAAACCGGCCACTGAAGCCAAAAGCACGCCGGAGGTCAAGGCCCCAGCAGCCCTTCCGGCGGGCTTTACGCTGGTGCCCTTCGTCAGTGACAAGCCGGTGCGCGAATTCAAGGCCGAGCCGGACGTGACCCTGGAAGACGGCAAGGACTATTACGCGGTCATCGACACCAACCGTGGGCAGATCGTGGCCGACCTCTACGAGCAGGAAACGCCGGTGACCGTCAACAACTTCGTGACCCTGGCGCGCAATCACTACTTCGACGGCATCCGCTTTCACCGCGTCATCGAGGGCTTCATGGCCCAGACCGGCGACCCCCTGAGCGTGGACGAGGCCAAGAAGGCCGAATGGGGGACCGGCGGGCCCGGCTACCAGTTTGCCGACGAGTTCCGCACCAAGCTGACCTTCGACAGCCCCGGCATCCTGGCCATGGCCAACAGCGGCCCGGCGACCAACGGCAGCCAGTTCTTCATCACCTTTGCGCCCACCGACTTCCTGAACGGCAAGCACACCATTTTCGGCAAGGTGGTTCAGGGCGACGATCTGCTGCCCAAGCTGACCCGTACCATGAACGAGAGCAACGAGGAGGTCGCCGGCGCCGTGGCAGACAGGATCCTGACCATACGGATCGCGACCAAGGGATAA